In Gossypium raimondii isolate GPD5lz chromosome 12, ASM2569854v1, whole genome shotgun sequence, a single window of DNA contains:
- the LOC105764228 gene encoding nudix hydrolase 13, mitochondrial isoform X1: MSFLPARKGRHRQRYQDHLRLVAGCIPYRLQKDVEDSNSSVTSRINVLMISTPNRDDLVFPKGGWENDETVHEAACREALEEAGVKGILDEDPLGVWEFRSKSRQNCCNMEGGCRGYMFALEVTEELDSWAEQTSYKRQWVSNKKPKLSPEEAYKFCRYDWMKDALQVFLRAIEERGSRRAEKLVELPMFPAADSMAEHQMLTSAGCSEKPPTVQHLEESFTNKCIVQG; this comes from the exons ATGTCGTTTTTACCAGCACGAAAGGGGAGACACAGACAACGGTACCAGGATCATCTCAGACTTGTTGCTGG GTGCATTCCATACAGACTGCAGAAGGATGTCGAGGATAGCAACAGCAGTGTGACGAGCAGGATAAATGTTCTTATGATTTCCACACCAAACCGTGATGATCTTGTGTTCCCTAAG GGTGGATGGGAAAATGATGAGACGGTTCATGAAGCAGCATGTCGGGAGGCCCTGGAGGAAGCCGGAGTGAAAGGAATACTTGAT GAGGATCCACTGGGAGTCTGGGAGTTTAGAAGCAAGAGTAGACAAAACTGCTGCAACATGGAAGGTGGTTGTAGAGGTTATATGTTTGCCTTGGAGGTGACTGAAGAACTTGACTCTTGGGCAGAACAGACAAGTTACAAGAGGCAATGGGTCAGTAATAAAAAACCTAag CTCTCCCCAGAAGAAGCGTATAAATTTTGCCGGTATGATTGGATGAAAGATGCTCTTCAAGTATTTTTAAGAGCCATCGAGGAGAGGGGGAGTAGGAGGGCAGAAAAGCTGGTGGAGCTCCCTATGTTTCCAGCGGCGGATTCCATGGCGGAGCATCAGATGTTAACATCAGCTGGTTGCTCTGAGAAACCACCCACCGTACAGCATCTTGAAGAGTCTTTTACTAATAAGTGTATTGTGCAGGGTTAA
- the LOC105764228 gene encoding nudix hydrolase 13, mitochondrial isoform X2 — translation MSFLPARKGRHRQRYQDHLRLVAGCIPYRLQKDVEDSNSSVTSRINVLMISTPNRDDLVFPKGGWENDETVHEAACREALEEAGVKGILDEDPLGVWEFRSKSRQNCCNMEGGCRGYMFALEVTEELDSWAEQTSYKRQWLSPEEAYKFCRYDWMKDALQVFLRAIEERGSRRAEKLVELPMFPAADSMAEHQMLTSAGCSEKPPTVQHLEESFTNKCIVQG, via the exons ATGTCGTTTTTACCAGCACGAAAGGGGAGACACAGACAACGGTACCAGGATCATCTCAGACTTGTTGCTGG GTGCATTCCATACAGACTGCAGAAGGATGTCGAGGATAGCAACAGCAGTGTGACGAGCAGGATAAATGTTCTTATGATTTCCACACCAAACCGTGATGATCTTGTGTTCCCTAAG GGTGGATGGGAAAATGATGAGACGGTTCATGAAGCAGCATGTCGGGAGGCCCTGGAGGAAGCCGGAGTGAAAGGAATACTTGAT GAGGATCCACTGGGAGTCTGGGAGTTTAGAAGCAAGAGTAGACAAAACTGCTGCAACATGGAAGGTGGTTGTAGAGGTTATATGTTTGCCTTGGAGGTGACTGAAGAACTTGACTCTTGGGCAGAACAGACAAGTTACAAGAGGCAATGG CTCTCCCCAGAAGAAGCGTATAAATTTTGCCGGTATGATTGGATGAAAGATGCTCTTCAAGTATTTTTAAGAGCCATCGAGGAGAGGGGGAGTAGGAGGGCAGAAAAGCTGGTGGAGCTCCCTATGTTTCCAGCGGCGGATTCCATGGCGGAGCATCAGATGTTAACATCAGCTGGTTGCTCTGAGAAACCACCCACCGTACAGCATCTTGAAGAGTCTTTTACTAATAAGTGTATTGTGCAGGGTTAA